From Pseudoalteromonas sp. R3, one genomic window encodes:
- a CDS encoding penicillin-binding protein activator, with protein sequence MRLKNISLVIAVLSGLSACGTTPKTASTPDQQTLATITTAPAEQLDAQGLFDKASRKQGASKIQLLYLARQAAIDEQNWPILEKACSELESKASVDHVQNKLYTALARQQQQKYSSALALLQTLESKLKLPEHQAWHQYLMGSVYAAQQLPKKALVHYFNSADLANKHQLNIAGLNQDIWQALQQLSSYALERFDRGTVVQQGWVKLAKYHQIYLGSTVQLHQALNNWQRRYTNHPGSEIIPTEVKATLDLAPYEVTRLAVLLPASGNSERLGRALKNGFLAAMDNNRVEEIFFIDETLDVAQIDRELQQSQADFVIGPLLKSNVERLTASTYLTTTPALFLNTLDAETQPDNPNHYYFALDPEHEVEQAMVHFLAKGYQKPMLLAPDTASGKRLINHFETQWQRYSETQPEVGFYSDSENMAQVVRQLLEVDSSKQRIATIKRMFRRELESETRSRRDIDAIYILGDAIETRLLKPYLDVNVSTFADRIPLYASSRSYSKQIDKTDKGDLDGLFFTEVPWMLPGAVKSQSLREQHTQLWPEQSDIEQRLFAMAYDALNLIPEVKQLSKIPGKEFDGLTGSLTIKEANRISRQLSWAQYHKKQIRLVSLDQRAPTPLFMKQLYDDYQAQQ encoded by the coding sequence GTGCGACTGAAAAATATAAGTCTAGTGATTGCGGTATTGTCGGGGTTATCGGCCTGCGGCACAACCCCTAAAACGGCATCAACACCAGACCAACAGACATTAGCGACAATCACCACTGCACCGGCCGAACAACTGGATGCTCAGGGGTTGTTTGATAAAGCCAGTCGTAAACAAGGCGCAAGTAAAATTCAGTTGCTGTATCTGGCAAGACAGGCTGCCATTGACGAGCAAAACTGGCCCATTCTGGAAAAAGCCTGTAGTGAACTCGAAAGCAAGGCCAGCGTCGATCATGTACAAAACAAGCTTTATACCGCATTGGCCCGACAGCAACAGCAAAAATACAGCAGTGCGCTGGCCTTATTGCAAACCTTAGAAAGCAAATTGAAACTGCCTGAACATCAGGCCTGGCATCAGTATTTAATGGGCAGCGTGTACGCCGCTCAACAGCTACCCAAAAAAGCGCTGGTGCATTACTTCAACAGTGCAGATCTGGCCAACAAACATCAGTTAAACATTGCTGGTCTGAATCAGGATATCTGGCAGGCACTACAACAGCTGTCTTCATACGCGCTAGAAAGATTTGACCGCGGAACGGTCGTACAACAAGGCTGGGTTAAACTGGCCAAATATCATCAAATCTATCTGGGCTCGACGGTGCAGCTCCATCAGGCGCTGAATAACTGGCAACGTCGCTATACCAATCACCCGGGTAGCGAGATTATTCCGACTGAAGTGAAAGCCACACTGGACCTGGCTCCATACGAAGTCACTCGGCTCGCTGTTTTATTACCTGCCTCGGGAAACAGTGAGCGCCTTGGCAGAGCCCTGAAGAATGGTTTTTTAGCCGCCATGGACAATAACCGTGTTGAAGAAATCTTCTTTATTGATGAAACGCTGGATGTGGCACAAATAGACAGGGAACTGCAACAGAGCCAGGCCGATTTCGTGATTGGCCCGTTACTGAAAAGTAATGTTGAGAGGCTCACAGCCAGTACCTATTTGACTACAACACCGGCCCTGTTCCTTAATACGCTTGATGCTGAAACACAGCCAGACAACCCCAACCACTATTACTTTGCTCTGGATCCAGAACACGAAGTAGAACAAGCAATGGTGCACTTTCTGGCCAAAGGCTATCAAAAACCGATGCTGCTGGCACCCGACACAGCGTCTGGTAAACGCTTGATCAATCATTTTGAGACACAATGGCAAAGATACAGTGAGACCCAGCCTGAAGTCGGATTTTACTCGGACAGTGAAAACATGGCACAAGTGGTTCGCCAGCTACTCGAAGTTGACAGCTCAAAGCAACGGATTGCGACGATCAAACGCATGTTCAGGCGCGAACTGGAAAGCGAAACGCGCTCGCGTCGAGATATAGATGCCATCTACATCCTGGGTGATGCCATCGAAACCCGTTTGCTTAAGCCATACTTAGACGTAAATGTCAGTACCTTTGCCGATCGCATCCCCCTGTATGCCAGCTCACGTAGCTATAGCAAACAGATAGACAAAACAGATAAAGGGGATCTCGACGGGTTATTCTTCACTGAAGTCCCGTGGATGTTGCCAGGCGCGGTGAAGTCGCAAAGCTTACGCGAACAACATACTCAGTTGTGGCCTGAACAATCGGACATTGAACAACGCCTGTTCGCCATGGCCTATGATGCGCTCAATTTGATCCCAGAAGTTAAACAGCTGAGCAAAATCCCAGGTAAAGAGTTTGACGGTCTGACCGGCTCACTCACTATCAAAGAGGCAAACCGGATTAGTCGTCAATTGAGCTGGGCGCAATATCACAAGAAACAGATCAGGCTGGTCAGTCTGGATCAGAGGGCACCGACTCCGCTGTTTATGAAACAGCTGTATGACGACTACCAGGCACAGCAATAA
- the rsmI gene encoding 16S rRNA (cytidine(1402)-2'-O)-methyltransferase: MTNAEISDKIGTLYIVATPIGNLEDISERALKVLAEVDLVAAEDTRHTGKLLSHFSIKAKTFALHDHNEKQKAQQILTWLEQGMDIALVSDAGTPLISDPGYAVVNLCREAGAQVTPVPGACAAIAAVSCSGLPTDRFQFIGFTPAKSQARQSFFKEAHESGITSIMYESTHRIMASLADLQTALGEQQQVVFAKELTKTYETFFSGPVSELIAFLENEPERQRGELVLMLPGKTQVSSEMTPEAKQLIGLLEGEMPLKKACGIAAEYFGLKKNALYKAIIAEREGE; the protein is encoded by the coding sequence ATGACAAATGCCGAAATCTCAGACAAAATTGGCACCCTGTATATCGTTGCCACACCCATAGGCAATTTAGAAGACATCAGTGAACGTGCGCTGAAAGTGCTGGCAGAGGTCGACTTGGTCGCTGCCGAAGACACTCGTCACACAGGTAAATTATTGAGCCACTTCAGCATAAAAGCAAAAACCTTTGCGTTGCATGACCACAACGAAAAACAAAAGGCGCAGCAGATCCTAACCTGGCTGGAGCAGGGCATGGACATCGCACTGGTATCCGATGCCGGCACGCCGCTTATTAGCGACCCAGGCTATGCGGTGGTGAACTTATGTCGTGAAGCGGGTGCTCAGGTCACACCTGTGCCGGGCGCCTGTGCCGCAATTGCCGCGGTAAGCTGCTCAGGGTTACCCACCGACCGCTTTCAGTTTATCGGTTTTACACCTGCTAAAAGTCAGGCCCGTCAGAGCTTTTTTAAAGAGGCGCATGAGTCCGGCATCACCAGCATTATGTACGAAAGCACCCACCGTATTATGGCTAGCCTGGCTGACTTGCAAACAGCACTGGGTGAGCAGCAGCAGGTAGTGTTCGCCAAAGAGCTGACCAAAACCTATGAAACCTTTTTCAGTGGGCCTGTCAGTGAGCTGATCGCGTTTCTTGAAAACGAACCTGAGCGTCAGCGGGGCGAGCTGGTACTGATGCTGCCGGGCAAAACCCAGGTCAGCAGCGAAATGACGCCTGAAGCGAAACAGCTGATAGGTCTGCTTGAAGGAGAAATGCCGCTGAAAAAAGCCTGTGGTATTGCTGCTGAGTACTTCGGATTGAAGAAAAACGCCCTGTATAAAGCCATCATCGCCGAGCGTGAAGGGGAATAA